The following proteins are encoded in a genomic region of Eriocheir sinensis breed Jianghai 21 chromosome 2, ASM2467909v1, whole genome shotgun sequence:
- the LOC127000888 gene encoding tudor and KH domain-containing protein homolog, with amino-acid sequence MDAPRWKTLALPLGGALLLTGTAGALYYYLTRQDGKKPEVGQTKGSFEITARMDVPQKALGLVIGRHGSNVNLIQRSTNTKINFSDEKNGKQTCIIVGSPENISLARELIKKAINSQPVIEVSEMKVPCMAISRIIGRNGDTVRSISHTTGVKITVVKEEEFSSSPTSCEDMRRIILKGTKEQIEAAKIQLLEKVAEAEEYRQKISASANKMSLRFRGRQGTQESETSPSSLSSNGSVHQEALSPHGRDKYIEAYVSAVNSATHFWLQVVSPRAIQLDKLVTEMTEYYSDKENRELHQLDKVTVDSIVAAKFPHDDSWYRGRVCSFEPNEKNLEESQVTVYYVDFGDTETIKIDTVCELRTDFLRLSFQAIECFLANIDPESAQSEEAADVFEELTYASQWKVVMVNVVGYKQQGSTTIPCVEITDSNGPTDVHVSEELVKRGLATFSKDNK; translated from the exons ATGGACGCGCCCCGCTGGAAGACCCTCGCGCTGCCGTTGGGAGGCGCCCTGCTGCTGACGGGGACTGCAGGGGCCCTCTACTACTACCTCACCAGACAA GATGGCAAGAAGCCTGAGGTGGGGCAAACCAAGGGCAGCTTTGAGATCACAGCAAGGATGGATGTACCACAGAAGGCGTTGGGCCTCGTCATCGGGCGGCATGGCTCCAATGTGAACCTGATCCAGAGGAGTACGAATACTAAGATCAACTTTTCTGATG AAAAGAATGGCAAGCAGACATGTATAATTGTTGGCTCCCCGGAGAACATCAGCTTGGCTCGCGAGCTTATCAAGAAAGCAATCAACAGCCAACCTGTTATTGAAGTCTCAGAGATGAAGGTTCCATGT ATGGCCATCAGCCGCATTATTGGAAGAAATGGTGATACAGTTCGCTCTATTTCTCACACCACTGGAGTTAAAATCACagtagtaaaggaagaagagtttTCCAGTTCCCCAACTTCCTGTG AGGATATGAGGCGGATAATTCTCAAGGGCACCAAAGAGCAGATTGAAGCAGCCAAGATACAGCTTCTGGAGAAG GTGGCTGAAGCAGAAGAATACAGGCAAAAAATCAGTGCATCTGCAAACAAGATGTCCCTACGTTTTCGAGGACGTCAGGGAACACAGGAAAGTGAGACCAGCCCA TCCTCCCTGAGCAGCAATGGAAGCGTTCATCAGGAGGCGCTCTCACCCCATGGCAGAGACAAGTACATAGAGGCTTATGTGTCTGCTGTGAACTCTGCCACACACTTCTGGCTGCAG GTTGTTAGTCCCAGAGCCATCCAGCTAGACAAGCTAGTGACAGAGATGACTGAATATTATAGcgataaagaaaacagagaactACATCAATTAGATAAG GTCACTGTTGACAGCATAGTTGCAGCCAAATTTCCACATGATGACTCCTGGTATAGAGGGAGAGTGTGTAGCTTTGAACCTAATGAAAAAAATCTAGAAGAGAGTCAAGTCACTGTTTATTATGTTGACTTTGGTGACACAGAAACCATCAAGATTGACACTGTGTGTGAACTACGAACAGATTTTCTGAGGCTCAGCTTTCAAGCAATTGAGTGTTTTTTGGCAAACATTGACCCTGA GAGTGCCCAGAGTGAAGAAGCAGCTGATGTTTTTGAAGAACTTACGTATGCCTCCCAGTGGAAGGTGGTCATGGTCAATGTGGTGGGATACAAGCAACAGGGTAGCACCACTATACCCTGTGTTGAAATTACTGACAGTAATGGACCAACG GATGTTCATGTTTCTGAGGAGCTGGTGAAGAGAGGTTTGGCAACATTTAGTAAAGACAATAAATAA